The Pseudomonadota bacterium genome has a window encoding:
- a CDS encoding S41 family peptidase, with protein sequence MVSRHVVLLIAALAVAPGAGLTVNAANGAPSVAPSERASISDMRDTAIAINATMRRYHYNPRELDQPEYRQIEAAVLALGHSATDSDAFIAGFREIWKDAPFSHVNLTKARGTAEETAAYLDQMTVGADAVRLEWAGDDAVLTVNTMMGSDTVTAIDAAFASLHERGAARLIIDLRSNEGGAFAVRPLLGHLLDKPYDAGLFVSQKWYADNDGAPQADDMVGLTPWTGWSIRRFWADVADAPLTRIQFTPSIPVFEGPVYVLTSRKTASAAELASDALQAAARATIVGERTAGAMLSQKPFDIPGGVHLFLPIADYYSLANGRIEGRGVAPDIAVDADKALELVRAMAE encoded by the coding sequence ATGGTCAGCCGTCATGTGGTTTTGCTTATTGCCGCGCTTGCAGTGGCACCCGGCGCCGGTCTGACGGTCAACGCTGCCAATGGAGCGCCTTCAGTCGCGCCAAGCGAACGAGCTAGCATAAGCGACATGCGCGACACTGCTATCGCCATCAACGCGACGATGCGGCGTTATCACTATAATCCACGCGAACTGGATCAGCCCGAATATCGCCAGATCGAAGCAGCCGTGCTTGCGCTTGGGCACAGTGCGACAGACAGCGATGCCTTTATCGCCGGCTTTCGGGAAATCTGGAAAGACGCGCCCTTTTCGCACGTCAACCTGACCAAGGCGCGCGGCACAGCCGAGGAAACCGCAGCCTATCTCGACCAGATGACCGTCGGTGCCGACGCAGTGCGGCTCGAATGGGCGGGAGACGATGCCGTGCTTACCGTCAACACGATGATGGGCAGCGACACCGTCACCGCCATTGATGCGGCCTTTGCGAGCCTGCATGAGCGTGGCGCGGCACGGCTGATCATCGACCTGCGCTCCAATGAGGGCGGCGCGTTCGCGGTGCGCCCGCTATTGGGGCATCTGCTGGACAAGCCTTATGACGCGGGTCTGTTCGTCTCGCAAAAATGGTATGCCGATAATGACGGCGCGCCGCAGGCTGATGACATGGTCGGACTTACACCTTGGACCGGATGGTCGATCCGCCGCTTCTGGGCGGATGTCGCCGACGCGCCGTTGACCAGGATACAGTTCACCCCCTCAATCCCGGTTTTTGAGGGACCGGTCTATGTCCTTACCAGCCGCAAGACCGCGAGCGCTGCAGAACTGGCCAGTGACGCGTTGCAGGCGGCGGCGCGCGCGACGATTGTCGGCGAGCGGACTGCCGGTGCAATGCTGTCGCAAAAACCCTTCGATATACCCGGTGGCGTGCATCTGTTTCTGCCGATTGCGGATTATTACTCGCTCGCCAATGGCCGCATAGAGGGACGCGGCGTGGCCCCGGATATTGCAGTTGATGCCGACAAGGCGCTCGAGTTGGTGCGGGCGATGGCTGAATAG
- a CDS encoding MBL fold metallo-hydrolase yields MSLSTLPEKPYPTGLCEQLEPLVTRVLADNPSPFTFTGTQTYLVGNASDRAVIDPGPADPDHIAAIIAAAGEAKIVAICCTHTHRDHSPAAAPLAEATGAPIIGCAPLVLNDDGPRADEAFDISYAPDRVLVDGERISGDGWTLEAVATPGHTSNHLCYSVIESGALFTGDHVMGWSTSVISPPDGDMAAYMASMQKVHDREDKVYYPAHGPQIDKPRQLVRSMMGHRKQREKQILKQIENGPKTIKAMVPEMYKGIDPRLFGAAGRSVLAHLIDLRNRGLVTQQHDEQWVLIV; encoded by the coding sequence ATGAGCCTGTCGACCCTTCCTGAAAAACCGTATCCAACCGGACTGTGCGAACAGCTGGAGCCACTGGTGACACGGGTACTGGCGGACAATCCCTCGCCCTTCACCTTTACCGGCACCCAGACCTATCTGGTCGGCAATGCCAGTGACCGTGCGGTGATCGACCCCGGGCCTGCCGATCCCGACCATATCGCCGCAATCATCGCCGCCGCCGGCGAGGCAAAGATTGTCGCGATCTGCTGCACCCATACCCATCGCGACCATTCCCCCGCCGCGGCACCGCTGGCCGAGGCAACCGGTGCACCGATTATCGGCTGTGCGCCTCTGGTGCTGAATGATGACGGGCCACGCGCAGATGAGGCGTTCGATATCAGCTATGCCCCCGATAGGGTGCTGGTGGATGGTGAGCGGATTTCCGGCGATGGCTGGACATTGGAGGCGGTGGCGACACCGGGGCATACCAGCAACCATTTGTGCTATTCTGTCATTGAGAGCGGGGCACTGTTCACCGGCGACCATGTCATGGGCTGGTCGACCAGCGTCATCTCGCCGCCCGATGGCGATATGGCCGCCTATATGGCCTCGATGCAGAAGGTGCATGATCGCGAGGACAAGGTCTATTATCCGGCGCACGGACCGCAGATTGACAAGCCGCGCCAGCTGGTGCGCAGTATGATGGGCCATCGCAAGCAGCGCGAGAAACAGATTCTCAAGCAGATCGAGAATGGCCCGAAAACGATCAAGGCGATGGTACCGGAAATGTATAAGGGGATCGACCCGCGGCTGTTCGGCGCCGCAGGCCGATCGGTGCTGGCGCACCTGATTGATCTGCGAAACCGCGGGCTGGTTACGCAACAACATGATGAGCAATGGGTCCTTATCGTGTGA
- a CDS encoding cytochrome b/b6 yields MSFPWAKQYEPKNPAMQWIDQRLPLPRLVYNSLGAGYPTPRNLNYFWNFGSLAGIALVLQIVTGVVLAMHYAANTEVAFSSVEHIMRDVNWGWLFRYAHANGASFFFIVVYIHIGRGLYFSSYKAPREMIWLLGLVIFLLMMATAFMGYVLPWGQMSFWGAKVITGLFSAIPLVGESLQTWLLGGFAPDNAALNRFFSLHYLLPFVIAGVVILHIWALHIPGSSNPTGIEVKSEVDTVPFHPYYTAKDGFGLGVFLIIFMLVVTLAPNALGHPDNYIEANPLSTPAHIVPEWYFLPFYAILRAFTVDFLFIPAKLMGVLAMFASILLLFFLPWLDKSPVRSGNYRPLFKIFFVLLLVDVVILTICGGAPAEEPWVMISQIASAYYFAHFLLILPIISSIEKPKPLPNSITEAVLGKSVDATGTTGGKGTPGLQPAE; encoded by the coding sequence ATGAGCTTTCCCTGGGCAAAGCAGTATGAACCCAAGAATCCGGCCATGCAGTGGATCGACCAGCGTCTGCCATTGCCGCGTCTGGTCTATAATTCGCTTGGTGCCGGTTATCCGACTCCGCGCAACCTCAACTATTTCTGGAATTTCGGCTCGCTCGCCGGGATAGCGCTGGTACTGCAGATCGTCACTGGCGTGGTCCTGGCGATGCACTATGCCGCCAATACCGAAGTTGCCTTCTCCTCGGTTGAGCACATCATGCGTGACGTCAACTGGGGCTGGCTGTTCCGCTATGCCCATGCCAATGGCGCCAGCTTCTTCTTCATCGTGGTTTATATCCATATCGGTCGCGGCCTCTATTTCAGTTCCTACAAGGCGCCGCGAGAGATGATCTGGTTATTGGGCCTGGTGATATTCCTGCTGATGATGGCCACTGCTTTCATGGGCTATGTCCTGCCCTGGGGCCAGATGAGCTTCTGGGGTGCCAAGGTGATTACCGGACTATTCTCCGCCATTCCGCTGGTTGGCGAGTCACTGCAGACCTGGCTGCTCGGCGGTTTTGCCCCTGACAATGCCGCGCTGAACCGTTTCTTCTCGCTGCATTATCTGCTGCCGTTCGTCATCGCCGGCGTGGTTATCCTGCACATCTGGGCACTGCACATTCCCGGATCGTCCAACCCGACCGGTATCGAGGTCAAATCGGAAGTCGATACCGTGCCGTTCCACCCCTATTACACCGCCAAGGACGGCTTTGGTCTGGGTGTGTTCCTGATCATTTTCATGCTGGTGGTAACGCTGGCGCCCAACGCTCTGGGTCACCCGGACAATTATATCGAGGCCAACCCGCTCTCGACTCCGGCGCATATCGTTCCCGAATGGTATTTCCTGCCCTTCTACGCCATCCTGCGGGCCTTCACCGTCGACTTCCTGTTCATTCCGGCGAAGCTGATGGGTGTGCTGGCGATGTTCGCCTCGATCCTGCTGCTGTTCTTCCTGCCATGGCTGGACAAGTCGCCGGTTCGCTCGGGCAACTATCGTCCGCTGTTCAAGATCTTCTTCGTGCTGCTGCTCGTCGATGTCGTGATCCTGACCATTTGCGGCGGCGCTCCGGCAGAAGAACCCTGGGTGATGATCAGCCAGATTGCATCGGCCTATTATTTCGCCCACTTCCTGCTGATCCTCCCGATCATTTCTTCGATCGAGAAGCCCAAACCGCTGCCCAATTCGATCACCGAAGCGGTGCTCGGAAAGAGCGTTGACGCCACCGGCACCACGGGTGGCAAGGGTACACCCGGACTGCAGCCTGCTGAATAA
- a CDS encoding HAMP domain-containing sensor histidine kinase gives MADKKRLRLWPTSLTGQICAALALALLAVQLFNAVLLYRGQQAQSEAQIVNALGVRIVTTSERLEQVRERRAQRLRRRAEARGDSLPDDRADRPLPGRIGEGLRRRGMRRGITLEDTPPDTANMEPQPRLQARLGQLLNGYNIPHSRLAVYFDDRPMLPPPGAVAPQTAAGPGRIVAVLQREDGQWLAVRVPAPGDSRRITAWLVVQTILIYAVLLAAIIWVTRRITKPLAALTQGVRNFTETQHHAPLEPSGPDDIAGLTEAFNRMSRRIGAMLDEKDVMLGAIGHDLKTPLAALRVRVESVEDETLRRRMVASIDDLNRSLEDMLALARIGHDVQPPQPVNIAALLDTIADEFTDLGKEVEMVDVARLVAAVHVTWMRRAIRNLVSNAVRYGQRARLFLRLDDGDVVIRIDDDGPGIAEEELAHIFDAFYRLEKSRSSATGGTGLGLTLARAIAEQHKGRLTLANRIDDSGTVTGLSATIRFPAA, from the coding sequence ATGGCTGACAAGAAGCGCCTGCGCCTGTGGCCGACCAGCCTCACCGGACAGATTTGCGCTGCGCTGGCGCTGGCGCTGCTGGCGGTGCAGTTGTTCAATGCGGTGCTGCTCTATCGCGGCCAGCAGGCGCAGAGCGAAGCGCAGATCGTCAATGCGCTGGGGGTGCGGATCGTCACCACCAGTGAGCGGCTGGAACAGGTACGTGAACGCCGTGCCCAGCGTTTGCGCCGCCGGGCCGAAGCCAGGGGTGATAGCCTGCCGGACGACCGGGCGGACCGGCCGCTGCCCGGGCGTATCGGCGAGGGACTGCGGCGTCGTGGCATGCGCCGGGGCATCACCCTGGAAGACACGCCGCCCGATACCGCCAATATGGAGCCGCAGCCGCGATTGCAGGCGCGGCTGGGCCAGTTGCTCAATGGCTATAATATCCCGCACAGCCGGCTGGCGGTCTATTTCGATGACCGGCCGATGCTGCCGCCGCCGGGCGCGGTCGCCCCGCAGACGGCTGCCGGTCCGGGACGGATTGTCGCGGTACTGCAGCGAGAAGACGGGCAATGGCTGGCGGTGCGGGTGCCGGCGCCGGGTGACAGCCGCCGCATCACCGCCTGGCTGGTGGTGCAGACGATATTGATCTACGCGGTGCTGCTGGCGGCGATCATCTGGGTAACACGGCGGATCACCAAGCCGCTGGCGGCGCTCACCCAAGGTGTGCGTAACTTTACCGAGACCCAGCATCATGCCCCGCTCGAACCTTCGGGACCGGATGATATTGCCGGGCTGACCGAGGCGTTCAACCGCATGAGCCGCCGTATCGGTGCGATGCTTGACGAGAAGGATGTCATGCTCGGCGCCATTGGCCATGATCTGAAAACACCGCTGGCCGCGCTCAGGGTGCGGGTCGAATCGGTTGAGGACGAAACCCTGCGCCGCCGCATGGTCGCCAGCATAGACGATCTCAACCGTTCGCTCGAGGATATGCTGGCGCTGGCACGCATCGGCCATGATGTCCAGCCGCCCCAGCCGGTCAATATCGCGGCGCTGCTCGACACCATTGCCGATGAATTTACCGATCTCGGCAAAGAGGTGGAAATGGTCGACGTCGCACGGCTGGTGGCAGCGGTGCATGTCACCTGGATGCGGCGCGCCATTCGCAATCTGGTCAGCAATGCGGTGCGCTATGGCCAACGGGCGCGGCTGTTCCTCCGGCTCGATGATGGCGATGTCGTCATCCGCATCGATGATGATGGCCCCGGCATTGCCGAAGAAGAGCTGGCGCATATCTTCGATGCCTTTTACCGGCTGGAAAAATCGCGCAGCAGCGCCACTGGCGGCACCGGCCTGGGCCTGACCCTGGCGCGGGCCATTGCCGAACAGCATAAGGGCAGATTGACCCTGGCCAATCGCATCGATGACAGCGGCACGGTCACCGGCCTCAGCGCCACCATCCGCTTTCCCGCAGCCTGA
- a CDS encoding response regulator gives MTDTATDTMPHILLVDDDRDLRESVADYLSGHGFRVTAAAHAAEARSLLRTALYDLALLDVMMPGEDGLSLCRHLADKGDMPVIMLTARGEATDRIIGLEIGADDYVTKPFDPRELVARIRTVLRRVERAGRYAREEQIAGFGFDGWVLDTVKRSLTDPEGALVPLSSAEYKMLEVFVRHPRQVLNRDQLLDMVQGREAHLFDRAVDNQVSRLRKKVEVDSRDPQLIQTVRGGGYMLAANVAIIGAGEPHG, from the coding sequence ATGACAGACACCGCCACCGACACCATGCCGCATATCCTGCTGGTTGATGATGACCGCGATCTGCGTGAGTCGGTCGCCGACTATCTCTCCGGTCATGGTTTTCGCGTCACCGCAGCAGCGCATGCCGCAGAAGCACGCAGCCTGCTGCGCACCGCACTCTATGATCTGGCGCTGCTCGATGTGATGATGCCGGGCGAGGATGGCCTCAGCCTGTGCCGTCACCTTGCCGACAAGGGGGACATGCCGGTGATCATGCTGACTGCGCGCGGCGAGGCGACCGACCGTATCATCGGACTGGAGATCGGCGCCGATGATTATGTCACCAAGCCGTTCGACCCGCGCGAACTGGTGGCGCGCATACGCACCGTGTTGCGCCGGGTCGAGCGCGCCGGTCGCTATGCCCGTGAAGAACAGATTGCCGGGTTCGGTTTTGATGGCTGGGTGCTCGATACCGTCAAACGCTCGCTCACCGATCCCGAGGGTGCGCTGGTGCCGCTGTCCTCGGCGGAATATAAGATGCTCGAGGTGTTTGTGCGTCATCCGCGACAGGTGCTCAATCGTGACCAGCTGCTCGACATGGTGCAGGGGCGCGAGGCGCATCTTTTCGATCGCGCTGTCGACAACCAGGTCAGCCGTTTGCGCAAGAAGGTCGAAGTTGACAGCCGTGACCCGCAACTGATCCAGACGGTGCGCGGCGGCGGCTATATGCTGGCGGCCAATGTCGCGATTATCGGTGCGGGCGAGCCGCATGGCTGA
- a CDS encoding cytochrome c1: MIRAIATLVGVFFVGVLVYSFGSGLVAYLSEPHEETAEHVFHKEPEAHAFVSDGPMGKFDTAQLQRGLKVYKEVCSACHSMKYLSFRNFKDLGYTDDEVKTLAAEWFIPQPTVNPETGEADTRPNIPSDPLPSPFPNEVAARAANNNALPPDLSLITKAREGGAEYVRSLLLGYEEPPAKLAEEFPDAMPGPGLNYNPYFKNLNLAMAAPIATDGQVTYDDGTEATKEQMATDVAAFLIWAAEPKLIERRQAGLWFIVFLVIATGLAYMSYRSIWADKKKH, translated from the coding sequence ATGATCCGCGCAATCGCTACACTTGTGGGCGTCTTCTTCGTTGGCGTCCTGGTCTATTCCTTCGGCTCCGGTCTGGTGGCCTATCTGTCCGAGCCGCATGAAGAGACGGCCGAGCATGTGTTCCACAAGGAACCCGAAGCCCATGCCTTCGTTTCCGATGGTCCGATGGGCAAATTCGATACGGCGCAACTGCAGCGTGGCCTGAAGGTCTACAAGGAAGTCTGCTCCGCCTGCCACTCGATGAAATATCTCAGCTTCCGCAACTTCAAGGACCTCGGCTATACCGATGATGAGGTGAAGACGCTGGCGGCCGAATGGTTCATCCCGCAGCCAACGGTCAATCCCGAAACCGGTGAGGCCGATACCCGGCCGAACATTCCGTCCGACCCGCTGCCGTCACCCTTCCCCAATGAGGTGGCAGCCCGGGCCGCCAATAACAACGCGCTGCCGCCCGATCTTTCGCTGATCACCAAGGCACGTGAAGGCGGCGCGGAATATGTCCGCTCGCTGCTGCTCGGTTATGAGGAACCGCCGGCGAAGCTGGCCGAAGAATTTCCTGATGCGATGCCGGGGCCGGGTTTGAACTATAACCCCTATTTCAAGAACCTGAACCTCGCCATGGCGGCACCAATCGCCACGGACGGACAGGTGACCTATGACGATGGCACCGAAGCGACCAAGGAACAGATGGCCACCGATGTCGCGGCCTTCCTGATCTGGGCTGCTGAGCCCAAGCTGATCGAACGGCGTCAGGCAGGTCTGTGGTTCATTGTCTTCCTGGTGATTGCGACAGGCCTTGCCTATATGTCCTATCGCAGCATCTGGGCTGACAAGAAGAAGCACTGA
- a CDS encoding BlaI/MecI/CopY family transcriptional regulator: MPKERISEAEFEVMDCLWRQSPLTASEIAEQVPAEREWSLQTVKTLLSRLANKGAIAHDVDGRRYLYRPLLARADYVAGESTRFVNRLFSGRAGPLFAHLAEREAFSDEDIADIERLLKEMKK, encoded by the coding sequence ATGCCGAAAGAGAGAATCAGCGAAGCCGAGTTTGAGGTGATGGACTGCCTGTGGCGCCAGTCACCACTGACCGCCTCGGAAATTGCCGAGCAGGTGCCGGCTGAGCGCGAATGGTCGCTGCAAACGGTCAAGACCCTGTTGTCGCGGCTGGCGAACAAGGGTGCCATTGCCCATGACGTAGATGGCCGCCGTTATCTCTACCGACCGTTGCTGGCGCGCGCCGATTATGTCGCCGGTGAGTCCACCCGCTTTGTCAATCGCCTGTTTTCCGGTCGCGCCGGGCCGCTTTTCGCCCATCTGGCAGAGCGCGAGGCATTTTCCGATGAGGATATTGCCGACATTGAGCGTCTCCTGAAGGAGATGAAAAAATGA
- a CDS encoding DUF1993 domain-containing protein, protein MSLYALTIPTFTQLLNGLSGQLDKAQAWAEAAGTSVEALMAAQLHDDMLPLSSQIRFVCGQARDSAGKLTGKTMPPIAEDIIALDALKALIDETQALLADLGEDDFAGDEDAMIALTIPNGMTFDLTRYQYVRDWALPQIYFHATTAYAIMRHLGVELGKADYVGHMFRYFRAPQQDAGE, encoded by the coding sequence ATGTCACTCTATGCGCTGACCATCCCGACCTTCACCCAGCTGCTCAACGGTCTTTCGGGCCAGCTCGACAAGGCCCAGGCATGGGCCGAAGCCGCAGGCACCTCAGTCGAGGCGCTGATGGCCGCACAACTGCACGACGATATGCTGCCGCTGTCGTCACAGATTCGCTTCGTCTGTGGTCAGGCACGCGATTCTGCCGGAAAGCTGACCGGAAAGACGATGCCGCCCATCGCCGAGGACATTATTGCACTGGATGCGCTCAAGGCCCTGATCGACGAGACACAGGCCCTGCTGGCGGATCTTGGCGAGGATGATTTCGCCGGTGATGAAGACGCGATGATCGCGCTGACCATCCCCAATGGCATGACCTTCGATCTGACGCGCTATCAATATGTGCGCGACTGGGCACTGCCGCAAATCTATTTCCACGCCACCACTGCCTATGCGATCATGCGGCATCTCGGTGTCGAACTGGGCAAGGCGGATTATGTCGGTCACATGTTCCGTTATTTCCGCGCGCCCCAACAGGACGCCGGTGAGTAA
- a CDS encoding TrmH family RNA methyltransferase, whose translation MKDADSCTIEIALFQPDIAGNVGTLLRLSACLGVPMHIIEPCGFPLGDRQLRRAAMDYGGKAETTRHADWAHFHDNIAAGKQAAATNGARRIIALDNPAPTSLYAFAFQPGDVLLAGSESAGLPENVRHLCDAAIAIPMQPGFRSLNVAIASAIALGEALRQTRHC comes from the coding sequence ATGAAAGACGCTGATAGTTGCACCATCGAAATAGCGCTATTTCAACCAGATATTGCCGGCAATGTCGGCACGCTTTTGCGCCTGTCGGCGTGCCTCGGTGTTCCTATGCATATTATCGAGCCATGCGGATTCCCCCTGGGGGACCGCCAGCTTAGGCGTGCGGCGATGGATTATGGTGGCAAAGCCGAAACCACACGCCATGCAGACTGGGCGCATTTCCATGATAACATTGCTGCCGGAAAACAGGCCGCAGCAACAAATGGTGCGCGGCGCATCATCGCCCTGGACAATCCGGCACCGACCAGCCTGTATGCCTTTGCTTTTCAGCCGGGCGATGTCCTGCTCGCCGGCTCGGAAAGCGCCGGACTGCCGGAAAATGTGCGTCACCTCTGCGATGCAGCCATCGCCATCCCGATGCAGCCGGGGTTCCGCTCGCTCAACGTCGCCATAGCCAGTGCCATCGCGCTCGGCGAGGCGCTACGCCAGACACGCCATTGTTGA
- the petA gene encoding ubiquinol-cytochrome c reductase iron-sulfur subunit — translation MAEQQVMDASQSAEAGEDGVRRRDFIHIAAVSVAGAGLIPVVYPLVSQMAPSADVLAEASVEVDVSGIAPGQTIKTVWRKQPVFIRNLTPEEIEEMNAIDASSLRDPQTLADRTLEGKENWLVNKAVCTHLGCVPLGAATGEVKGEYDGYFCPCHGSHYDAAGRIRKGPAPTNLEVPEFSFLSDTVIKIG, via the coding sequence ATGGCAGAACAACAGGTAATGGACGCAAGTCAGAGCGCAGAAGCAGGCGAAGACGGCGTTCGCCGCCGCGATTTCATCCACATTGCAGCGGTCAGCGTTGCCGGTGCCGGCCTGATCCCGGTGGTCTATCCGCTGGTATCGCAAATGGCACCGTCGGCAGACGTGCTCGCCGAAGCCTCGGTCGAGGTTGATGTGTCGGGCATCGCTCCGGGCCAGACCATCAAGACCGTATGGCGCAAGCAGCCGGTGTTCATTCGCAATCTGACCCCGGAAGAAATCGAAGAGATGAACGCCATCGATGCGTCCTCGCTGCGTGATCCGCAGACGCTGGCCGACCGGACCCTTGAAGGCAAGGAGAACTGGCTGGTCAACAAGGCGGTCTGCACCCATCTCGGCTGTGTCCCGCTGGGCGCCGCTACCGGCGAAGTCAAAGGCGAGTATGACGGCTATTTCTGTCCTTGCCATGGCTCGCACTATGATGCGGCAGGCCGCATCCGCAAGGGCCCGGCGCCGACTAATCTGGAAGTGCCGGAATTCAGCTTCCTGTCAGACACAGTCATCAAGATCGGTTGA
- a CDS encoding M56 family metallopeptidase, which yields MSDFTGNYTLAHLFSADTWLLWSSDTLVATALLIVIVMLLRRPVAHLFGPQLGYLLWLIPLARLFLPAFSQKVVIEAPVTAWGSDIAGRVAAGASAQGRDLPPSGLAEQTVGVGLTDFDIWPVLMVVWLGGAAIFLIVELAIYLQQRREILVDARELRRIGDIRVIEVAGIEGPFAFGVLRRYIAVPVDFSLRYTETEQHLALRHELAHHRARDLWANFAAIILLALHWFNPLAWIAYRYFRFDQEAACDARVLASADAEERAQYSRLIAKAATGRTLALGSPLTPRNKLKERLILMNQKPKSRARHILGSASMLGGTAAALALTATVSYACVVKPVKAVAPVPSVAAAAMVAPVAPKPVAVVKPEAPTDTVVVELAMADKKVVMIEREIVEKKAARAEAKARAMMVKAQLSEAEVEAIRAEAEASARQAEVEARAMAFESLENLDVEAMIPELSFSRDCSEGEETEKVTSSSKDGRTLLRVRVCSAERLAEARAGALEGLREARDDIARETDIPEKLRKKLMKTFDRQIARLEAERG from the coding sequence ATGAGCGACTTCACCGGAAACTACACCCTCGCACATCTGTTTTCCGCCGATACCTGGCTGTTGTGGAGCAGCGATACGCTGGTGGCCACGGCGCTGCTTATCGTCATCGTGATGCTTCTCCGCCGCCCGGTGGCACATCTCTTCGGGCCGCAACTCGGCTATCTGTTGTGGCTGATCCCGCTGGCACGGCTGTTCCTGCCGGCTTTCTCGCAAAAGGTGGTCATCGAAGCGCCGGTCACCGCATGGGGCAGCGATATTGCCGGCCGGGTGGCGGCAGGGGCGTCCGCACAGGGACGCGACCTGCCGCCATCGGGTCTTGCCGAGCAGACCGTCGGCGTCGGCCTGACGGACTTCGATATCTGGCCGGTGCTGATGGTTGTCTGGCTCGGCGGTGCCGCGATCTTCCTGATCGTCGAACTCGCCATTTATCTGCAGCAGCGACGCGAAATCCTTGTCGATGCGCGTGAGTTGCGCCGCATTGGCGATATTCGCGTGATCGAGGTTGCGGGCATAGAAGGGCCGTTCGCCTTTGGCGTGCTCCGTCGCTACATCGCGGTGCCGGTCGATTTCTCGCTGCGTTACACGGAAACCGAGCAGCATCTGGCGCTGCGCCACGAACTGGCGCATCACCGGGCGCGCGACCTTTGGGCCAATTTCGCCGCCATAATCCTGCTGGCGCTGCACTGGTTCAATCCACTCGCCTGGATTGCCTATCGCTATTTCCGCTTCGATCAGGAGGCGGCATGTGACGCCCGTGTCCTGGCCAGCGCCGATGCCGAGGAACGCGCACAATATAGCCGTCTGATCGCCAAGGCAGCGACGGGACGCACATTGGCTTTGGGGAGCCCACTCACGCCCAGAAACAAGTTGAAAGAGAGGCTTATTCTCATGAATCAGAAACCCAAATCGCGTGCGCGCCATATTCTTGGCTCCGCGAGTATGCTGGGGGGTACTGCGGCTGCCCTCGCTCTGACTGCCACGGTAAGCTATGCCTGTGTGGTCAAGCCGGTAAAGGCTGTGGCTCCGGTTCCGTCGGTTGCAGCCGCTGCCATGGTGGCGCCCGTTGCACCGAAGCCCGTGGCTGTCGTGAAGCCTGAGGCACCGACTGACACTGTGGTGGTCGAACTGGCCATGGCTGACAAAAAGGTCGTCATGATCGAACGCGAGATCGTCGAGAAGAAAGCCGCCAGGGCAGAGGCCAAGGCGCGCGCGATGATGGTCAAGGCGCAGTTGAGCGAGGCTGAAGTCGAAGCCATTCGTGCCGAGGCCGAAGCCAGCGCCCGCCAGGCTGAAGTCGAGGCCCGTGCAATGGCGTTTGAGTCGCTGGAGAATCTCGATGTCGAAGCGATGATCCCGGAGCTCAGCTTTTCGCGTGACTGTTCCGAGGGCGAGGAGACCGAGAAAGTCACCTCCAGCAGCAAGGATGGCCGCACCCTGCTGAGGGTTCGGGTATGCAGTGCCGAGCGGCTGGCCGAGGCGCGCGCCGGTGCGCTCGAAGGACTGCGCGAAGCCCGTGACGATATTGCCCGGGAAACCGACATTCCGGAAAAACTGCGCAAAAAGCTGATGAAGACATTCGACCGCCAGATTGCGCGGCTCGAGGCTGAACGCGGCTGA